The following coding sequences lie in one Homalodisca vitripennis isolate AUS2020 chromosome X, UT_GWSS_2.1, whole genome shotgun sequence genomic window:
- the LOC124368751 gene encoding piggyBac transposable element-derived protein 2-like: MLQLVCFFRLVYKFRISNQLHELCAMCEKNLNLHEILTMLEDEEIQVPPDEEIGVYIQPPINANDDVTDEDSGDEDMTSIHHLPETNYWPRLKFPKNLN, translated from the exons ATGCTTCAACTAGTTTGTTTCTTTagactagtttacaaatttaggaTTTCCAATCAACTTCATGAGCTCTGCGCCATGTGCGAAAA gaaCTTGAACCTTCATGAAATTTTGACGATGCTAGAAGATGAAGAGATCCAAGTGCCACCTGATGAAGAAATTGGCGTATATATTCAGCCACCAATCAATGCAAATGATGATGTCACTGATGAGGATTCTGGGGATGAGGACATGACTTCAATCCATCATCTTCCAGAAACCAACTATTGGCCCCGGCTGAAGTTTCCCAAGAATTTGAACTGA